Proteins encoded together in one Bombyx mori chromosome 24, ASM3026992v2 window:
- the LOC119630451 gene encoding uncharacterized protein LOC119630451, whose translation MDEQFQLLFEKMKIEMQNQAVSISNTIMDRIDEKLKLVLEENKKLIFKVENLEKKIEFLERDKKGNNIIIYGLKEGEKSTRELIENAKNKFQKELNLVLEDYDINKIYRIGKPNKGDKPRPVLLSFTCGWKKNEVLKNRKKSKELFVAEDFSKEILEKRKALLPQLIEERNKGNIAYLKFDKLIVKEAKENRKPQKPRKIEKGNFQFLR comes from the coding sequence ATGGATGAACAATTTCAACTTCTTTTTGAAAAAATGAAAATCGAAATGCAGAACCAAGCCGTTTCTATATCCAATACAATAATGGATAGAATAGACGAAAAACTAAAACTCGTCTTAGAGGAAAacaaaaagttaatatttaaagTTGAAAACTTGGAAAAGAAGATAGAGTTTTTAGAAAGAGACAAGAAAGGCAacaacattataatatatgGTTTGAAAGAAGGGGAAAAATCTACAAGAGAACTTATAGAAAATGCGAAAAATAAATTCCAAAAGGAATTAAATTTAGTCTTAGAGGATtacgatataaataaaatctatcGCATTGGAAAACCAAACAAAGGCGACAAACCGAGACCTGTACTTTTATCCTTCACTTGTGGATGGAAAAAGAACGAAGttttgaaaaatagaaaaaaatctaaGGAACTATTTGTCGCGGAGGACTTCTCTAAAGAAATTCTAGAAAAGAGGAAGGCATTATTACCACAACTGATAGAAGAAAGAAACAAAGGGAATATCGCCTACTTAAAATTCGATAAACTCATAGTCAAGGAAGCCAAGGAAAATAGAAAACCACAAAAGCCAAGGAAAATAGAAAAAGGGAACTTTCAGTTTCTCCGCTAA
- the LOC105841939 gene encoding LINE-1 reverse transcriptase homolog: MDKNTSNHSDMNIIDTEKRREIKAKHIHRATINCRSLRTSEKLKEFELAVKEIKWDIIGISEMRRFGEGIQDRGNYILHYIGETPGLYGVGFMVRKNLADNIEELRGISERIAILNIKLSIKGKNEEWSIIQAYSPTESDKKEDVIKIENFYNDLQSTMESAHKNKIVMGDFNGQIGTQKNGEEYIIGRYGFGFRSKNGTRLVNFATENKLSILNSFYKKKPQKKWTWISPSGLYKNEIDYILSNNQKPFQNITIISNLNFNTDHRMVRVTLTGRRPKKLRKFHNKCTTIEYTGNTDLLLENLQTSLKKDRHGKKELTSTEEKYNGLINQLKTVTRKTNTNNKKEISLITKHLLQERKELIQQKKSKEIRQKITEISKKISEQLRKERKTKRLSTIEKFIERTGGIKKARKELNHKKEWIPRMKKKDGITTGNRLDILKIATDYYRHLYTSQRFEETQKEYNIPTDAEQTLKILTIETMQAIKTQKLDKAPGADLITNELLKTTLPVIAPKLTDIFNEILNTENIPDDWTKSTIILLHKKGDKGDIGNYRPISLMSNIYKVFSKIILSRITNTLEENQPKEQAGFRRHFSTIDHIHALRQILQKFKEYNKTYYLGFIDFNKAFDTLEHSFIWNALEAQGVETKYIRILKNIYTKSTARVKLESTGDEFPIKRGVRQGDPISPKLFSAVLEMIFRNLKWTKGLNINGENLSHLRFADDIILFSDCPKTLESMLQQLSNESIKAGLSMNLTKTKIMSNSTNIEIKINDEVIEYVQEYIYLGQLISQEDCMQKEIERRIANTWKRFWSLSEVMKNKDMPIKQKRKVFNMCILPCLLYGCQTWALTEELSNKLKICQNGIERSTIGVKRKDRIKLKDIKSKTNFKNAYTTYKQLKWRWSGHMIREKKEKWTSLITEWYPRDGKRNRGRQTKRWEDDIIKIAGTTWTRTAKDRTQWKSLEEAFVEGQAAIPQPPFADI; encoded by the coding sequence ATGGATAAAAATACCTCAAACCACTCAGATATGAATATCATAGATACGGAAAAGAGAAGAGAAATAAAGGCAAAACATATTCACAGAGCAACCATCAACTGTCGATCACTAAGAACATCAGAAAAACTTAAAGAATTTGAACTGGcagtaaaagaaataaaatgggATATTATTGGGATTAGTGAAATGAGACGGTTTGGTGAGGGCATACAAGATCGAGGAAACTACATATTGCACTATATAGGCGAGACGCCTGGACTATATGGAGTTGGATTCATGGTCAGGAAAAATCTTGCAGACAATATAGAAGAGCTCAGAGGAATCTCAGAACGTATTGCAATCCTTAATATCAAACTATCTATAAAAGGAAAAAATGAAGAATGGTCGATTATTCAGGCATATTCTCCAACTGAATCGGACAAAAAGGaagatgtaataaaaatagaaaacttcTATAATGATCTTCAAAGTACTATGGAAAGCgctcacaaaaataaaattgtcatgGGCGACTTCAATGGTCAGATAGGAACACAGAAAAATGGAGAAGAATACATCATAGGAAGATATGGATTTGGCTTCAGAAGTAAAAACGGCACAAGATTAGTAAACTTTGCAACTGAAAACAAATTAAGCATTCTGAatagcttttataaaaaaaaaccgcagaaAAAATGGACGTGGATCTCGCCTAGTGGGCTTTATAAGAACGAAATCGACTACATTTTATCTAACAATCAAAAACCTTTCCAAAACATAACTATAATAAGCAATCTGAATTTCAACACAGACCATAGAATGGTTCGGGTAACACTGACAGGAAGACGTCCCAAGAAACTAAGAAAATTTCACAATAAGTGTACCACTATTGAATATACAGGCAATACAGATTTACTTCTTGAAAACCTCCAAACATCACTAAAGAAAGACAGACATGGGAAAAAAGAACTTACATCAACTGAAGAAAAATACAACGGACTAATCAACCAACTAAAAACTGTAACAAGAAAAACCAACACAAACAATAAGAAAGAAATATCACTCATAACTAAACATTTGCTGCAAGAACGTAAAGAACTTATACAACAGAAGAAAAGTAAAGAAATCCGCCAAAAAATTACAGAAATAAGCAAAAAGATAAGTGAACAACTTAGAAaagaaaggaaaacaaaaagacTATCTACAatagaaaaatttatagaaaGAACAGGAGGAATAAAAAAGGCAAGGAAGGAACTAAACCACAAGAAAGAGTGGATACCAAGGATGAAGAAGAAGGATGGTATAACGACAGGTAACAGACTCGATATACTAAAGATTGCTACGGATTATTACCGCCATTTGTACACAAGCCAAAGATTTGAAGAAACTCAAAAAGAATACAACATACCAACAGATGCAGAGCAGACACTGAAAATACTAACTATTGAAACAATGCAAgcaattaaaacacaaaaacttGATAAAGCACCTGGAGCAGATCTCATCACAAACGAGCTTCTAAAAACTACATTACCAGTGATTGCTCCAAAGCTTACggatatatttaatgaaatacttaacACGGAAAACATCCCCGATGATTGGACTAAATCAACAATTATATTGCTCCATAAAAAAGGTGACAAAGGAGACATAGGAAATTATAGGCCCATTAGCCTGATGTCGAATATTTACAAGgttttttcaaaaattatacTTTCTAGAATTACAAATACCCTTGAAGAAAATCAGCCCAAAGAACAAGCTGGATTCCGTAGACATTTTTCAACTATAGATCACATTCACGCTTTGAGACAGATActacaaaaatttaaagaatataaCAAAACTTACTACCTGGGGTTCATTGACTTTAACAAAGCATTCGACACATTAGAACACAGTTTTATTTGGAACGCACTTGAAGCACAAGGCGTCGAAACAAAATACATTagaatacttaaaaatatttacacaaaaaGCACTGCTCGAGTGAAGCTAGAATCGACAGGAGACGAATTCCCTATTAAAAGAGGTGTACGCCAAGGAGACCCTATATCACCAAAATTATTTTCAGCCGTCCTTGAAATGATATTTAGGAACCTAAAATGGACAAAGGGACTAAATATAAATGGTGAAAATCTAAGTCATCTTCGCTTTGCAgacgacattattttgttttcgGATTGCCCAAAAACTCTGGAAAGCATGTTGCAACAGCTATCGAATGAAAGTATTAAAGCAGGCCTGtcaatgaacttaacaaaaactaaaataatgtcaaattctacaaatatagaaataaaaataaatgacgaGGTAATAGAATATGTACAAGAATATATATATCTtggacaacttatatctcaagaagaCTGCATGCAAAAGGAAATAGAAAGAAGAATTGCTAATACCTGGAAACGGTTCTGGTCGCTAAGCgaagtaatgaaaaataaagacatgcctataaaacaaaagagaaaagtaTTTAATATGTGTATTCTTCCATGCTTACTGTACGGGTGTCAAACTTGGGCGTTGACAGAAGAACtatcaaacaaattaaaaatttgtcAAAACGGAATAGAGAGAAGTACAATAGGCGTAAAAAGAAAAGACCGAATAAAACTAAAAGACATAAAGAGCAAGACAAACTTTAAGAACGCATACACAACTTACAAACAGCTAAAATGGCGATGGTCTGGACATATGATCAGAGAGAAAAAGGAGAAATGGACCAGTTTAATAACTGAATGGTATCCACGAGATGGTAAAAGGAATAGAGGTAGACAGACTAAAAGATGGGAGGACGACATTATAAAAATAGCTGGTACTACATGGACGCGTACAGCAAAGGACAGGACACAGTGGAaatctttagaggaggcctttgtcgaagGACAAGCTGCGATACCACAACCACCGTTTGccgatatttaa